A stretch of the Arachis stenosperma cultivar V10309 chromosome 6, arast.V10309.gnm1.PFL2, whole genome shotgun sequence genome encodes the following:
- the LOC130936705 gene encoding U-box domain-containing protein 3-like translates to MHIGQTDTTSVKCLINSISRFLHLVSCQIVKPAPFQKICHNMVGVLKRLKPVLDDVMDYKLPFHQNMSKECEELDVRINEARDFIEKWGPKMSKILSVIQSSTLLIKLQSTSLDICHMIVRSLQSPPSASVLANLQNYIQELQCLKKETAMVYIEEALRNQRDNVQPSNELLKEIAELLKLTSNEELLKESIVVEKERLNAEVNKMKGDLDEINEIVNLVRNLRDYVMRIESLEVKTGLSIPPYFRCPLSLELMMDPVIVASGQTYDRQSIQKWLDNGLNVCPKTRQKLNHMNLTANYTVKAMIANWCQENSVKLCSNSLLDKSSCITTPADHSLPHDLANKCGFKSMNIDSISRSSLQNGNGNEKPKGDNFVRSSEEYNGCRSGTVERCDQQSSDVHSRSESSFSSSISSTDCILPVSGQVSGVSDKPQNVDSVVGNKQSPASRIQGTRNGNIIMNNNNINTSAKQNDSRVDSHPILNSEAGEVATSSHVNKLIEELRSQSVEVQTMAAEELRLLTKNDMENRIIVGRCGAVEPLLLLLYSDMKITQEHAVTALLNLSINEDNKTLIMEAGAIEPLIHVLKTGNDGAKENSAAALFSLSVIENNKEKIGRSGAVKALVDLLAWGTLRGKKDAATALFNLSIFHDNKARIVQAGAVKFLVRLMDSADGMVDKAVALLSNLSTIPEGRIEIAREGGIPLLVEIVETGSHRGKENAASVLLQLCLHSTKFCILVLQEGAVPSLVALSQSGTPRAKEKAQQLLSHFRNQREGAAAKGKS, encoded by the exons ATGCATATAG GTCAAACAGATACAACTTCAGTGAAATGTCTAATCAACAGCATATCTCGATTCCTTCATCTGGTTTCTTGCCAAATCGTGAAGCCTGCGCCTTTTCAGAAGATCTGTCATAATATGGTCGGGGTGTTAAAGCGACTGAAGCCAGTGCTTGATGATGTAATGGACTACAAACTCCCGTTTCACCAAAATATGTCTAAAGAGTGTGAAGAATTGGATGTTCGGATCAATGAAGCTAGAGACTTCATCGAAAAATGGGGTCCAAAGATGAGCAAGATTCTTAGT GTTATTCAAAGCAGCACATTGTTGATTAAGTTGCAGAGCACATCACTTGACATATGTCACATGATAGTTAGATCCCTACAGTCACCTCCATCTGCTTCGGTTTTGGCTAATCTTCAG AACTATATCCAGGAACTTCAGTGTCTCAAGAAGGAAACAGCAATGGTTTATATAGAAGAAGCACTAAGAAACCAAAGAGATAATGTTCAACCTTCCAACGAGCTTCTGAAGGAAATTGCTGAGTTACTAAAATTGACCTCAAACGAGGAGCTCTTGAAAGAAAGTATCGTCGTGGAAAAGGAAAGGTTGAATGCTGAAGTCAATAAAATGAAAGGGGACTTGGATGAAATCAATGAAATTGTGAATCTTGTCCGCAATTTACGCGATTATGTAATGAGAATTGAGTCCCTTGAAGTCAAAACCGGTCTCTCAATCCCTCCATACTTCCGCTGCCCTTTATCATTGGAACTCATGATGGATCCTGTTATTGTGGCTTCGGGTCAAACATATGACAGGCAATCAATCCAAAAGTGGCTAGATAACGGGCTAAATGTTTGTCCCAAGACTCGTCAGAAGCTCAATCATATGAATCTTACTGCCAATTATACTGTCAAAGCTATGATTGCAAATTGGTGTCAGGAAAACAGTGTCAAGCTTTGTAGTAACTCGCTGCTCGATAAATCCTCTTGTATCACAACCCCTGCAGATCATTCATTGCCTCATGATTTAGCTAATAAATGTGGTTTCAAGTCTATGAATATCGATTCCATCTCAAGGTCATCTCTTCAAAATGGAAATGGAAATGAGAAACCAAAGGGTGATAATTTTGTCAGATCAAGTGAAGAGTATAATGGATGCCGGAGCGGAACAGTGGAAAGATGTGATCAGCAATCATCCGATGTTCACAGCAGAAGTGAATCATCATTTTCCAGTTCAATATCTAGTACTGATTGCATACTTCCAGTTTCAGGACAGGTGTCCGGAGTATCCGATAAGCCGCAAAATGTTGACAGTGTTGTTGGAAACAAACAAAGTCCTGCATCGAGAATCCAAGGGACGAGAAATGGTAATATTATTATGAACAATAATAACATTAATACTAGTGCTAAACAAAATGATTCAAGAGTTGATTCACATCCTATATTGAACTCGGAGGCCGGTGAAGTGGCCACTTCATCTCATGTTAATAAGTTGATCGAAGAACTTCGCAGCCAATCAGTTGAAGTGCAAACCATGGCTGCAGAAGAATTGAGGCTTCTTACAAAGAATGACATGGAAAACCGAATTATTGTGGGGCGGTGTGGGGCTGTTGAGCCTTTACTTTTGCTTCTGTATTCGGACATGAAGATAACACAAGAGCATGCTGTGACAGCTCTGTTAAATTTGTCAATCAATGAAGATAACAAGACTTTGATTATGGAAGCTGGAGCCATAGAACCTCTTATCCATGTTTTGAAGACAGGAAATGATGGTGCCAAAGAAAATTCTGCGGCAGCACTATTCAGCCTCTCTGTAATAGAaaacaacaaagaaaaaatCGGCCGATCCGGCGCAGTCAAAGCCTTGGTGGATCTTCTTGCCTGGGGAACTCTTAGAGGGAAAAAGGATGCTGCTACTGCTTTATTTAACTTGTCAATATTTCATGATAACAAAGCTCGAATAGTTCAAGCTGGAGCTGTGAAGTTTCTGGTTCGGTTGATGGACTCTGCGGATGGAATGGTTGACAAGGCTGTTGCACTTCTGTCAAACCTGTCAACAATTCCAGAGGGCCGGATAGAAATCGCAAGGGAAGGAGGCATCCCCTTATTAGTTGAAATTGTTGAAACAGGTTCACATAGGGGAAAGGAGAATGCTGCTTCTGTTCTGTTACAGTTATGCCTTCATAGTACCAAGTTTTGTATTCTTGTTTTGCAAGAAGGAGCTGTACCTTCCCTAGTTGCATTATCTCAATCCGGTACGCCGAGAGCCAAGGAAAAG GCACAACAACTTCTCAGTCATTTTCGCAATCAGCGCGAAGGAGCTGCCGCGAAGGGAAAATCATGA